The Nitrospirae bacterium YQR-1 genomic interval GCGGCTGGTGCCTCCGAAATTTCTATGGATAGCGCTTACTGTTAACATCCTTGTGATAAGCTTCCTGCTAAGGGCTAAGAGTGATGCAGGGGCAAGCCTGGCCAGCATTCCGTTTGAAATCCACATGGACTGGGCGTATTTCTTTGTTTATCCGTTGTTAAACATCATGCCGATATCCACAATGTGGCTTGTGGTCTCGGGGACAGTGGTGTTACTGGTGGTTTTCCCGTGGATAATTAAAGGGAGAAAAGTATCCCCTGCTGTAATAGACCGTGAGCGGTGTACGGGGTGTGAGCGTTGTTATATTGACTGCCCTTATGAGGCGGTAACGATGAGACGTATTGAGGGCGGCAAGAAAAAAGCCGTGGTTGATGAAAGCAAGTGCTCCGCCTGTGGAGTTTGCGTCGGCGCATGTAGTTTTAAATCCATCACACTTGAGGACTACCCGTGGGTTGAGGTGCTTGATGAAATTAAGGCTAGGTTGCCGAAAATCGTTGCATTCAGGTGTAAATTTACAGCGGAAATTCCATCCAGGTCCGATGTTATGGCTTATGATTTGCCTTGTATCGGCTCAGTGCATGTAAATCATGCAAAGGAGATATTAGATGCAGGTGTGAAAGGCATCTTCATGGTAGGCTGCGAGCAGGATGATTGCCATTACAGGGAAGGTTGCAAGTGGACGGTTCAGAGGTACGAAAAAACCAGAAAACCATCACTGCATAAAGATGTGGACGTAACAGCGGTACGGGTGTTTGAAACAACCTCTGTTGAAAATATTACTAAAGAGCTCGATAAGTTTATCGCAGACTTAGACACGGGCTTTAAGACGGATAAGCTCATGATATTAGGACACAACAAGATAAACTACATTTTAGCATCCATAGTGCTGATAGTTGCCGTAGCTATACTGTATCCGCTTACAAATGATCTTAAAGCGTTTTATCCTGAGGACAAGGCGGTAATTATTTTGACATTTAAGTACAGATCGACTTCGTCAGTTGCAAGCGCACGTTCTCCGATTAAAGTGGAACTGCTTGAAAACGGTAAACCCATATATTCCAGGGAATATTACCCCAGGGGCATAAGGAGAGATTCTTCAGTGTTTGTATATGATGAGATATTAGTGGCACCGACACAAGCAGCGCTTAGCTTTAGAATGGTGGAAACACTGTTTCCGGAAAAGAAGAGTGAGTTAAATATTGACAAAAATTTAAAACCGAAAGACAGCGTCATTATCTCTTATGATGAGCACGATAAGAACTTCTTGTATCTCAAAGATAACCAATAGAGAGGAAATTACAATACGAGGTGGCTGGGAGAAAGCGGCGAATCCCTTACAGGGGATTGTCCTTTAAGGGATTCGTCAAGGAGCTTTCGACTAAGCCAACAAAGTTAATCGAATGAATGCAGCTTGGTATAAGGGGAAGGACTGTGTCCTGCCCCTTGCTCTTTCTCCACTTTATTTCTCCTTTGCCCTCTCCCTTAGCACTAATGATGCTAAAGCCTCAATAAAAGCCGCGTTATCGTTTAGTGCCGGTGGTCTTAATATATTAACGCCGCTTTTTTTAGATAGTTCCTTATACAGTATATCTATCTCATAAAGCGTTTCTATATGGTCTGAGACAAAGCTTATGGGAACAATTAACAGATTTTTAATTCCCTGCTGCGATAGTTGTTGAATTTTATCCTCTGTTGACGGCTCAAGCCACTTTACCGGCCCGCTTCTGCTTTGATATGAAAGATGGTAGTTATATCCGGTTATCTGCTTACTGATTTTCTCTGTGGTCTTAGTTATTTCCTCAACGTAGGGGTCTCCCTCGTCAATAAAGTATTGGGGAAGGCCGTGAGCGCTAAATAAAATGTCATGACAGTTACCGTTAAATTCCGGCAGCTTGCTATTTATGGTGTCAACAAGTGCGGCAATGTATAGTTCGTTGCCGGCATATGATGTAATATACTTACAGTTTACACCTAAGCGCTCAACTTCCGTCTTAAGTACCGCATATGCCGAGCCGGTTGTGGCAAGGCTGTAGTGGGGGTAGAGACTTAGTGCAATAAATTGTGTAATGCCTGAATTAACAGCCCTTTGCAAGGACTCCTCTATAGAAGGAGTTGTGTAACGCATAGCAACAAAGACTTTGTAAGCAGAGGAGGATTTGGCGGTAAGGGCAGCCTCAAGTTTTTCACCCTGCAAGGCTGTGATTTTACCGATAGGGGAGCCGCCCCCGATTTTGGCATACATGGACTTTGTCTTGCCGCTTCTTAATGCTGCAATAAGCGCCGCTATCGTTCTTTGCATAAAGGGCGGGCCCAGCTTAATTATTAACCTGTCTGAAAACAGATTATATAAAAACGGCTTCACTGCATCAAGATTTTCAGGGCCGCCCATATTTATAAGTATTACGCCTGTTGTCATTGTGCGCTTTTTAAGTGTACGGTATCAACAAGAAATTTAACATTATCCACCGGTGTATCCGGTAAAACCCCGTGTCCCAGATTAAAGATGTGTCCCCTTGCATCGGCAGCTTTTTTAAGAATCTCCTTTGCCTCGGCTTCTATGTGGTGCTTTGATGAGTACAGTATGCAAGGGTCGAGATTACCCTGTATGGAGGCAAGCCCCTTTAGCTTACGTGCCGCTTTTTTTAAATCAATACGCCAGCAAACACCGATAACATCTGAGTCAACATCTTTGGCAGCATCAATAATACCGGCACAATTGTTTATAAAATAAATCACCGGAACGCCCAGACGCTTTATAGCTTCCACTGTGATTTTTACATAAGGGAAAGCATAGAGTTTATAGTCAGCAGGGGAAAGTGCACCTGCCCATGAATCAAATAATTGAACAGCCTGAGCCCCGGCAAGTATCTGTGCCGACAGATAGGCTATCGTTGATTCTGTAACTTTTTCCATCAGCAACCGGTATGTTTCAGGCTCTCTGTAGATGAGTTTCTTTGTAGTAAGAAAGTTCTTAGAGCTTCCGCCCTCAATCATATAAGTGGCAAGGGTAAAAGGGGCGCCTGCAAATCCAATAAGGGGGACCTTCAACTCCTTACGGAGAATTTTTATAGTTTCCGGCACATATGGAACATCCTCATCGGGCACAATGACTTTCAACTTTTTAACGTCTTTGACGGTTCTTACCGGTTTGCTGAACTTAGGTCCCTTATTTTCAAGAAATTTTAGTTTTAATCCCATTTTTTCCGCCGGAATTAAAATATCGGAAAACAATATGGCGGCATCCACGCCGAGGGTATCTACCGGTTGCATGGTGACCTCAGCCGCCTTTTCGGGGGTTTTACACAGAGTCAGAAAGTCCATAGTGGAACGTACCTTTTGGTACTGCGGCAGGTAACGCCCTGCCTGTCTCATAATCCATATTGGTGTATAGCTGGTTTTTTCACCTCTGCAAGCCCTTAAAAATGTATCGTTCATAACACCTTGTTCCTCCGTCAGGTTTTAACCGGCTTAACCGGTATATAATTACAAAACGGCTCCTCTTCCATATAATTTCCACACATCGAGTATGCCCTTGCGCGGCAGCCTCCACAGACATTCAAAAATTCACATTTGCCGCACCTTCCGCCGTAGCTCTTAAAATCCCTCATGTCTTTAAACAGCTGGGAACTCTCCCATATTTCCTTAAACGGCTGCTGTCTGAGATTTCCGGCAGGCAGGTGAAAATAACTGCACGGCAACACGTTTCCATCCACATCGATAAGGCATATCAATTGTCCTGCAATACAGCCCTTTGAGCCTCCGGTGGAAAACTTAAGAGAGCGGCGTTTTACTTTTTCACCGTCCGCTTT includes:
- the hemE gene encoding uroporphyrinogen decarboxylase; its protein translation is MNDTFLRACRGEKTSYTPIWIMRQAGRYLPQYQKVRSTMDFLTLCKTPEKAAEVTMQPVDTLGVDAAILFSDILIPAEKMGLKLKFLENKGPKFSKPVRTVKDVKKLKVIVPDEDVPYVPETIKILRKELKVPLIGFAGAPFTLATYMIEGGSSKNFLTTKKLIYREPETYRLLMEKVTESTIAYLSAQILAGAQAVQLFDSWAGALSPADYKLYAFPYVKITVEAIKRLGVPVIYFINNCAGIIDAAKDVDSDVIGVCWRIDLKKAARKLKGLASIQGNLDPCILYSSKHHIEAEAKEILKKAADARGHIFNLGHGVLPDTPVDNVKFLVDTVHLKSAQ
- the hemH gene encoding ferrochelatase, which translates into the protein MTTGVILINMGGPENLDAVKPFLYNLFSDRLIIKLGPPFMQRTIAALIAALRSGKTKSMYAKIGGGSPIGKITALQGEKLEAALTAKSSSAYKVFVAMRYTTPSIEESLQRAVNSGITQFIALSLYPHYSLATTGSAYAVLKTEVERLGVNCKYITSYAGNELYIAALVDTINSKLPEFNGNCHDILFSAHGLPQYFIDEGDPYVEEITKTTEKISKQITGYNYHLSYQSRSGPVKWLEPSTEDKIQQLSQQGIKNLLIVPISFVSDHIETLYEIDILYKELSKKSGVNILRPPALNDNAAFIEALASLVLRERAKEK
- a CDS encoding hydrogenase iron-sulfur subunit, whose amino-acid sequence is MKEQIKPTTPLKVFHRITNVFSSLFSFKLNPLHFLGAIAIYLLVADTISGIYLYIFYNIDPRFCFSSVEKISASFMGNLMRGVHRYTSAALIFTTLVHTVHVLVTDRFRMFRWVAWITGVLALMVFIVIGISGYILVWDAKAQLIGVLTGKFLSYLPIFGDSIMSTFFGNDIKLLGGLFRMLLYFHVALTIGIVFVLWIHVMRNARPRLVPPKFLWIALTVNILVISFLLRAKSDAGASLASIPFEIHMDWAYFFVYPLLNIMPISTMWLVVSGTVVLLVVFPWIIKGRKVSPAVIDRERCTGCERCYIDCPYEAVTMRRIEGGKKKAVVDESKCSACGVCVGACSFKSITLEDYPWVEVLDEIKARLPKIVAFRCKFTAEIPSRSDVMAYDLPCIGSVHVNHAKEILDAGVKGIFMVGCEQDDCHYREGCKWTVQRYEKTRKPSLHKDVDVTAVRVFETTSVENITKELDKFIADLDTGFKTDKLMILGHNKINYILASIVLIVAVAILYPLTNDLKAFYPEDKAVIILTFKYRSTSSVASARSPIKVELLENGKPIYSREYYPRGIRRDSSVFVYDEILVAPTQAALSFRMVETLFPEKKSELNIDKNLKPKDSVIISYDEHDKNFLYLKDNQ